In Acinetobacter wanghuae, the sequence AATGGTTCTTATAACTACAGTATCTACGGAAATGGAATAAGTTCTTCTAGTTCTAAAACAATTTCAAGCATAGGTTTAAGTTATCAAGATATTATTCTTGTAGAAGGGTTGGCACCTGGTCATTACACTTTACAGCTCGATGCATATTCTTGGAATACGGATTTTGAGTTAGTCGTAAAACAAGAAAAACTCGTAAATGAATTGGTGTTCGAAGGCTATGAAACTGTAGTCGGTCATATTTTTGCTGATGTAAATGGTAAAGTTTCAGCCCCACAAAGCTATATTCTAAAAGTAGGTGACCAAGAAATCCGAGTTGAAAATGGTAAGGGCGACGTAGAATCCATCACCTATCATACTCAGCATGGTTCTCTTACATTAAAAGCCAATGGCTCTTATACATATCAGTCAAGTTGGTCTGAATCAGGTTTAGATGCAAAAGGTTTGAATGATCAACTCAACATTCAAATTATCAGTATGGATGGTCAAGCCAAAAGTGATTATCAAGTTTATATCACCACGGATATTACACCACCTGTTGCAGGTGAGTTGATCTTTACTAATTTTGAAGATTCTGGCATCTCGGCAATTGACGGCATTACAAATGACGCATCGTTTGATTTATCGATTCAAGGCAATGAGCTAAATAGTACAGTCGAGTATCAGTATTCAACAGATGGTGGTGTGACTTGGACTAAATTTGATCGTCAATTTGATTATTGGGGTGATGGATTCAACTTCTTCGATGAAGGTACATATAGCTTTAGAGCGAAAATAACCGATTTTCTAGGTAATGAAAGCTACACTGATATTAAAACCATTACAGTTGATTTGACTGCACCTGAGTTGCAATCTGTATTTAGTTATGATGCGCAGAATGATCAAGTCATTTTCAATGCACCAAAAGATGAATATGAAGTTTACAAATGGGTAAATGATGAATGGCAGGCTGTGAAGCTGAACAATACGGTAGGTTGGGATTCAGCCAAATATAAAGTTGTTGCAACTGATGTTGCTGGAAATACAGCAGAGATAATATTTAATATTGGTGAAGTTTCTGGAACGTATAAACCTGATTCTTCGGCAGATCAGAATATTATTAAAGGTACTGAGGGAAGCGATTATCTCTATGGAGGTGATGGCGATGATATATTAATTTCATATGGTGCTGGAGATCGTCTGTATGGCGGTAAAGGTGACGATACACTAATTTATGGAGGAAATTCTAATCAATATATGCTTTTACAGGGTGGAGAGGGTGTTGATACTTATATTATTGATAAAAAATTATTAACGAATGGTAGTTACATTCATTTGTTAGATGAAGGGTGGACCACTCCTTTAAATAATATTTTATATTTGAATTCTGTTTTACCAGAAGAAGTACACCTGAAACATATATCAAGTGGATTTGAAATTACATTTAATGATTTAAGTGCAAAAATATCAGTGAGCTATGATCCTATTAACAGGATTTACTTTGATGATGGTACAGTGTGGGATCATGAATATATTAAATCCTTAGGTAAGTTGGTAGGCACTGAAGAAAATGATGAATTGTTAGCTGATTCTGAAATATATGTCATTGAAGGATTAGGCGGAGATGATTATTTAATTGGAGGAGAACAAGACGACTTACTATATGGTGATGCTGGTGATGATACTCTTATCGCACTTGGTGGCACAGATAATTTATACGGTGGACAAGGTAATGATATCTTCATCGTAAGAGAAGGAATTCGAGCCACATTACATGGTGATGAAGGTAGTAACACTTATGTAGTCAATAAAGATTATCTGAAAGGCTATGTACATATTTTGCCAGATTCTAATGCCACTGATACTTTAAAGTTAGAAGGTTTCAATATTAATGATTTAGTAGTTACCTCTAAATCAAATGATCTAGAAATTACATTTAATCAAAGTACAGGAACAATTAATATTTATAATCAATTATCTTCTTATGGTGGAGGTGTTGACTTTATTGAATTTGATGACGGCACCATTTGGGATCGTGAAACAATCTTAAATAAAGTCAATGCGCCTCAATATGCACAGTTCTCAATAGGTGAAGAATCGCTACATGATGTATTGAGTGTAGAAGATGCTGATTTATTCGATCATTCTGCTGATGGGATGTTATTGAATGAGAACCTAGTGACATCATTGTTAATTGAATCAACTGATAACGAAATTGACTTAACTCAATTCGTTGGTGATGTAACCGAAACTACTGCATCTGCATCGGGTATTGATACTGCTACCTTAGTTAGCAATTATCGAGTAGATGTATATGATGAGTTGTTGATGACTAATACAATGAACATCTAATATTATTTGGCTTTAAATAATATTCTAGTTTTAAAAAAACCGAGTTAAGAAATTAGCTCGGTTTTTATTTGAATTAATGGAAAACTTTCTTAAAAAATTGACATAAAGTTCAAGATTATTGTTGAAAATAATAGCTTAAAAAAACCTGAATCGCGGATAAGAAATTAACTTGAAAAATAGAAGGACTAGAGCCATCAGTTGAGTTACCACACAAAACTCACAACTCTAGTCCCGATGTTTAATAGTACCGAATTATTCTGCTTAATTGATGATTTCTTTCTCAAATTTGAAGCAACCTATTGGAATTTTCTTAAGCAAAGTAATCGTTCGTTAAGAATCAGAACTGCTCATTTAACCATTTCAGAAATCTGTTTTATCGCGATCTGGTATAAATGTTCTCATTTCAATAATTTCAAAGCATTTTTCATTTGGTTAAAAGAAGATAAAAACCATTTATTTAAGTATTTGCCTTGCTATCAAAGGATGATTCATCTGATCAATATGCACCAATTGGCTCTACACGCTTTACATGTGGTGCTGATGAAAGACCAAGGTACACAATATTTATGGATTGATTCAACGACTTTGCCAGTTTGTAAAAATCAACGTATTCAACGCCATAAATCTTTAGCTAAAATTGCATCTCGTGGTAAAAGTTCAATGGGCTGGTTTTATGGCTGTAAATTGCACATTGCAATGAACCAATTTGGGGAAATTGCTTGTTCTGCTTTATCGAATGGACATGTTGCTGACATAAAAATGGTTGAGAGACTCGTTAAAGAGATGGAAGCAAAGCTGTATGGAGATCGTGGCTATATTAGTCAAGAACTGAAGATTAGATTAAAAGAGCAAGGCATTGATTTAATTACCTATCATCGAAAAAATATGCAGGCTATACAACTTTCTGAGGCAGATAAATATCACTTAAAACAGCGCAATAAGATAGAGACTTTATTCAGTTTATTGAAAGGTCAGTACAATTTAGTGACAAGCAAAGCACGCAGTGTTCATGGATTTCTAGGAGGGATTTACGCGTCCTTGTGTGCATATCAATTGATCCATAAAAATAAGCCAACAATTCAAATTATGGAGTCATCGGCTTAAACAGGATTCGGGTTAAAAAAATGTTGTTAATGGCATTTTTAGATTTTATTTGATGTAAGTTTTTGATAAAAATATCTTTAAAATTGAACCTCTAAGATTCTTGTGTGTATCGTACTTATAAATATCCAAAGGATTCAGATAGCCAGTGTAGAGATTTTACTTTCAAACAGTTAAATTGAAGAGACATGCTGTTATGTCCACAAGGACTGATAAGATAGCTTAACCAAAATTTAAAGAACAATACGATAAAAATAAAGAGGTACATTTATGAAGAAAATATTAGCTCTCGTATTTGCATTTATAGGTTCTGTGGCAAATGCCCAATATATTGCAACGAATGATCTTAAAAAAGATTTTCCAGCCGAGTCCTATAAAACAACGAAACCTACAATTGTTGATTTTGAAATTATGTATAGCAATACATTCGAAGCTGATGAAAATACTGAAATATTTCCTGAAACGGATAAGAATGGTATATACACAGATGCGGTAATTAAGCTAAAAGCTTTACCATCAAAAACATTCCCTAAAAAAACACTTGTTGTATATGATGATTTATCAAAGATTCTAAAAATAAATGATAAAGACATCATTCAAAAGTTCAAATCTATTTCAAAGAAACAAGATTATCTGTGTACAGTTACAGGACAAATGAATGCTCAATTCCATGTTCATTATGATGGGCGCGATGATATTAGATTTCGTGATTCCGTGAATGCAGAAATCAAATCAGCAACGCTGATTGGCAAGCCTAAAACAGTTTGTCAAAAGGTATAACAAAACTTTAAAAGAGGCTATAAATGAAGCTTATTTTAGCTTCATTTTTTTGAGAGATATATGACCTATTAAAATTTTAAGAGTGATGTAGCCTGATTTAGTACGCCTATTACATGGCTTGGGTTTACTGTTTAGATTCTCAGTAAACATAGAAAATAAGTGGAATTGGAACGTTAATCTGGGCCAAAATTTCCAATTTTGAATACAACAAACCAATTTTTATTACATCAGAATATTTTCCTAAGTGAATGTTTTATTTTCAAATATACGTTTCACGTGAAACTTAAAATAAATAAGTACAGCGCAAAGTTCAGTATTTGAAATTGCTACTTTTTGATCATTTGATAAATTTGGATGTATATAGGAAAATCTTCTGATTTCATTTAAATTTTTCATTTTTGTCACACATGCCGTCAATTTGAAAAAATTCCCTCATTTCATCGAGGGTCTTTGCCAATGTACGGTAAGTATTCAGTGCAAGGCTCGAATAACGATTGCCTAGTTCTTGTTGGTTTCGTTCATGCCCAAACAATGCAAGAATCAAAGATTCTTCGGCTTTTCCTGTCAAATAGGCCCGTATGGTATGCCGAAGCCAATTGGCTTGTTCAAGCTGCATGCCTTCCGTAAATTGCGCCACGATTGCAGGACTTAAGCTTTGCCATTGATGATCAATAAAAACTGAAAGTAAGGGACGTTTGCTGTCAAAGATCTCTTCAATATGCTGCGTACTATTCTCGATTTCGTTCTCTAAACTCGCTGTATTTTGTCTTAAATATTGCTTAAAGGCGTTGAGTTCACGCTTTAGAAAATCACATAAGGGGAGAATTCGCCCATCATCATGTCGACCGTGGATTTCCTTATCTGATACCCATAACCATCCCTGATTTAAATCAATATCTTTTAGCAATCCCGGAAAGTCCTTCACAGGTCGAGCACCGGTAAAAAGTAGCAGAATATGCCACATCCAAATATTGTAATGGTTATAGGTTGCAATGGCGTCAAAGCGATGTTGAGCTTGAATCACCTGCGCATACAAATAAGCAAAAACACAGGTGACGGTTTTCGCTGTAGGGGCTTTTAAACTGCCAAAATTTCCCCCTTGATCTTCGACTTTGATTTGCAGAGCTTTCACCATGTTGGCTGATAGGATTTGAACTACGTCAAGATATTCACGTTGTAAAAGATACACTGGATAGGAGCAATAGGAGATCGAACTCGAGCGATTAGCATCCATGCCGGTCAGAATATCTGCCAATTGTGCATTGCCGGTCAGATGATAAATATGGGCATGGAGTAAGGTACTGAGTTTCTTACTCGTGAGAGAAGGGATATAAAGTATTTCCCGACATTGTTGTAATGCCTTCGTGATATCGGCTTGTTCAAGGATCGGCTTTTGCTTGAGCCCCCGAATCAGCACATTGGTCAAAGGTAAATCAAAATGCATGATTTGATTGTGCAGTGCATCTTTATGTGGAAAGTGCACTGGATCAAATAAAGTAAATTTGGACCGTAGCATATAGCGATCTTCAATCTGAATGAGACGTTGACGTTGATTTAAACGCGAGATCTTCGGACTTTGTACCTTAAGCCATTCCTCAGTGGAATTACCCGTAAGGAAACTGAGTAAAATAATGAGATAGGCTTTATTCTTCAATTGCGCTGTACTGTATTGGTTCCAACAATGTGAGACCAATAAGCGGATTGATTCCAGATCGGGATAATGATTACTACTGCCAAAGCGATGCTGTAGCCGAATAATGTGCTGTTGCATCAATTGAACGGACTTACTTTGTAGTACCCTCGACTGTTTGCATAGTGGTGACACTGCATCCGTTTCAATCTGTGCATGTTGGATCTCTGGATGATCTGCTAGTTCTTCATATTGTAGAGATCGAGTCGTGGAGGATGTTGGCAATTCCTGCACCATCAATAGATGATCTGAATCATCTAAAGGATAATGTTCCAGCTTTTTTTGCACACTATTGCTATGCCCAGCTTTTTTTGGACTTGCATTCAATACAT encodes:
- a CDS encoding Ig-like domain-containing protein; translation: MSADGQTITGTTEAGATVTATFNGQVVGTAVAGTDGQYTLTLNPAFTNGEQLAVIATDKANNSTKPNTVTAPDSTAPATLTQVLSADNKTVTGTTEANATVTVSYNGKVIGTAVAGTDGTYSVTLDKVYNNGEKLEIIAKDQADNAVTKNLYAPIAQLENADAHFELAEIFETQTVLKDDIVYSQQDQSSMYIYVDFEVTGENSLILLSLTNASGSINGSYNYSIYGNGISSSSSKTISSIGLSYQDIILVEGLAPGHYTLQLDAYSWNTDFELVVKQEKLVNELVFEGYETVVGHIFADVNGKVSAPQSYILKVGDQEIRVENGKGDVESITYHTQHGSLTLKANGSYTYQSSWSESGLDAKGLNDQLNIQIISMDGQAKSDYQVYITTDITPPVAGELIFTNFEDSGISAIDGITNDASFDLSIQGNELNSTVEYQYSTDGGVTWTKFDRQFDYWGDGFNFFDEGTYSFRAKITDFLGNESYTDIKTITVDLTAPELQSVFSYDAQNDQVIFNAPKDEYEVYKWVNDEWQAVKLNNTVGWDSAKYKVVATDVAGNTAEIIFNIGEVSGTYKPDSSADQNIIKGTEGSDYLYGGDGDDILISYGAGDRLYGGKGDDTLIYGGNSNQYMLLQGGEGVDTYIIDKKLLTNGSYIHLLDEGWTTPLNNILYLNSVLPEEVHLKHISSGFEITFNDLSAKISVSYDPINRIYFDDGTVWDHEYIKSLGKLVGTEENDELLADSEIYVIEGLGGDDYLIGGEQDDLLYGDAGDDTLIALGGTDNLYGGQGNDIFIVREGIRATLHGDEGSNTYVVNKDYLKGYVHILPDSNATDTLKLEGFNINDLVVTSKSNDLEITFNQSTGTINIYNQLSSYGGGVDFIEFDDGTIWDRETILNKVNAPQYAQFSIGEESLHDVLSVEDADLFDHSADGMLLNENLVTSLLIESTDNEIDLTQFVGDVTETTASASGIDTATLVSNYRVDVYDELLMTNTMNI
- a CDS encoding IS982 family transposase; the protein is MFNSTELFCLIDDFFLKFEATYWNFLKQSNRSLRIRTAHLTISEICFIAIWYKCSHFNNFKAFFIWLKEDKNHLFKYLPCYQRMIHLINMHQLALHALHVVLMKDQGTQYLWIDSTTLPVCKNQRIQRHKSLAKIASRGKSSMGWFYGCKLHIAMNQFGEIACSALSNGHVADIKMVERLVKEMEAKLYGDRGYISQELKIRLKEQGIDLITYHRKNMQAIQLSEADKYHLKQRNKIETLFSLLKGQYNLVTSKARSVHGFLGGIYASLCAYQLIHKNKPTIQIMESSA